From Aerosticca soli, a single genomic window includes:
- the rfbC gene encoding dTDP-4-dehydrorhamnose 3,5-epimerase yields the protein MKVTDTALPGVKLIEPKVFGDARGFFYESYHAGKFRDAGIVRDFVQTNVSRSSGGVLRGLHYQWPNPQGKLVSVLEGEVYDVAVDIRRGSPTFGRWVGVMLTGDNHRHLWIPEGYAHGFCVVSEHALFTYQCTALYDAAADAAIRWNDAALAIDWPVAAPNLSPKDAQAPFLAEVPAERLPVFAP from the coding sequence ATGAAAGTCACCGACACCGCATTGCCCGGCGTCAAGCTGATCGAGCCCAAGGTGTTCGGCGACGCCCGCGGGTTCTTCTACGAGAGCTACCACGCCGGCAAGTTCCGCGACGCCGGCATCGTGCGCGACTTCGTGCAGACCAACGTCTCGCGCTCATCCGGCGGCGTGCTGCGCGGCCTGCATTACCAGTGGCCCAATCCGCAGGGCAAGCTGGTCAGCGTGCTGGAAGGCGAAGTCTACGACGTCGCCGTGGACATCCGCCGCGGCTCGCCCACCTTCGGGCGCTGGGTCGGCGTCATGCTGACCGGCGACAACCACCGCCACCTGTGGATTCCGGAAGGCTACGCGCACGGCTTCTGCGTGGTCTCCGAGCATGCGCTGTTCACCTACCAGTGCACCGCGCTCTACGACGCCGCCGCCGACGCGGCGATCCGCTGGAACGACGCCGCGCTTGCCATCGACTGGCCGGTCGCCGCGCCCAATCTGTCGCCCAAGGACGCGCAGGCGCCCTTCCTCGCCGAGGTGCCGGCCGAGCGGCTGCCCGTGTTCGCGCCATGA
- the rfbA gene encoding glucose-1-phosphate thymidylyltransferase RfbA: MSDARRGIILAGGAGTRLYPITQAVSKQLLPVYDKPMIFYPLATLMLAGIREILIINTPHEQALFQRLLGDGAQWGIAIRYAVQPSPDGLAQAFLIGREFLGGRPSCLVLGDNIFHGHGLTDSLRRASARTHGATVFGYWVKDPERYGVAEFDAAGRVVGLEEKPARPKSHYAVTGLYFYDGRVCDFAAALTPSPRGELEITDLNRRYLDDGSLHLERLGRGYAWLDTGTHESLMEAGNFIQTIENRQGLKVCCPEEIAFQQGWIDAEQLLRLAAPLAKTGYGAYLRALVEQGPAR, translated from the coding sequence ATGAGCGACGCACGCAGGGGCATCATCCTCGCCGGCGGCGCCGGCACCCGGCTCTACCCGATCACCCAGGCGGTGAGCAAGCAGCTGCTGCCGGTGTACGACAAGCCGATGATCTTCTATCCGCTGGCCACCCTGATGCTGGCCGGCATCCGCGAGATCCTCATCATCAACACGCCGCACGAGCAGGCCTTGTTCCAGCGCTTGCTCGGCGACGGCGCGCAATGGGGCATCGCCATTCGTTACGCGGTGCAGCCCTCGCCGGATGGCCTTGCGCAGGCGTTCCTGATCGGCCGCGAGTTTCTCGGCGGCCGCCCGAGCTGCCTGGTGCTGGGCGACAACATCTTCCACGGCCACGGCCTCACCGACAGCCTGCGCCGCGCCTCGGCGCGCACGCATGGCGCCACCGTGTTCGGCTACTGGGTGAAGGATCCGGAACGCTACGGCGTGGCCGAATTCGACGCCGCCGGCCGCGTGGTCGGGCTGGAGGAAAAACCCGCCCGGCCGAAGTCGCACTACGCGGTGACCGGCCTGTACTTCTACGACGGCCGCGTCTGTGACTTCGCCGCCGCGCTCACTCCATCGCCGCGCGGGGAGCTGGAAATCACCGATCTCAACCGGCGCTATCTCGACGATGGCTCGCTGCATCTGGAACGGCTCGGTCGCGGCTATGCCTGGCTCGACACCGGCACACACGAGTCGCTGATGGAAGCGGGCAACTTCATCCAGACCATCGAGAACCGCCAGGGCCTCAAGGTGTGCTGCCCGGAAGAAATCGCCTTCCAGCAGGGCTGGATCGACGCCGAGCAGCTGTTGCGCCTGGCCGCGCCACTGGCCAAGACCGGCTACGGCGCCTACCTGCGCGCACTCGTCGAGCAGGGGCCGGCGCGATGA
- the rfbB gene encoding dTDP-glucose 4,6-dehydratase → MKTLLVTGGAGFIGANFVLQAVADGLRVVNLDKLTYAGNPDTLAPLADEPRHVFVQGDIGDRALVARLLAEHRPQAIVNFAAESHVDRSIDGPAAFVETNVVGTLALLECARDYWRGLDGPARGAFRFLHVSTDEVYGSLGAEGRFSETTPYAPNSPYSASKAASDHLVRAFHHTYGLPTLTTNCSNNYGPYQFPEKLIPLTIQKALAGEPLPVYGDGRNVRDWLYVGDHCAAIRRVLEAGRVGETYNVGGNAERENIAVVKTICALLDERRPRSDGRPHDSLITFVKDRPGHDRRYAIDSGKLQRELGWRPTQTFESGLARTVDWYLAHQHWVNRVLDGSYRLERLGT, encoded by the coding sequence CAATTTCGTGCTGCAGGCCGTGGCCGACGGGCTGCGCGTGGTCAATCTCGACAAGCTCACCTACGCCGGCAATCCCGACACCCTGGCGCCGCTCGCGGACGAGCCAAGGCACGTGTTCGTGCAGGGCGACATCGGCGATCGCGCGCTGGTTGCCCGGCTGCTTGCCGAGCACCGCCCGCAGGCCATCGTCAACTTCGCGGCCGAGTCGCACGTGGACCGCTCCATCGACGGTCCGGCCGCGTTCGTGGAAACCAACGTGGTCGGCACGCTGGCCTTGCTGGAGTGCGCGCGCGACTACTGGCGCGGCCTCGACGGCCCCGCGCGCGGGGCCTTCCGCTTCCTGCACGTGTCCACCGACGAGGTCTACGGCTCGCTGGGCGCGGAGGGCAGGTTCAGCGAGACCACGCCCTACGCGCCGAACTCGCCCTACTCGGCCTCCAAGGCGGCCTCCGATCATCTGGTGCGCGCCTTCCACCACACCTACGGCCTGCCCACGCTGACCACCAACTGCTCCAACAACTACGGGCCGTACCAGTTCCCGGAAAAACTGATCCCGCTCACCATCCAGAAGGCGCTCGCCGGCGAGCCGCTGCCGGTCTACGGCGACGGCCGCAACGTGCGCGACTGGCTGTACGTGGGCGATCACTGCGCGGCGATCCGCCGCGTGCTGGAGGCCGGCCGCGTGGGCGAGACCTACAACGTCGGCGGCAATGCCGAGCGCGAGAACATCGCGGTGGTGAAGACGATCTGCGCGCTGCTCGACGAGCGCCGGCCGCGGTCGGACGGTCGCCCGCACGACTCGCTCATCACCTTCGTCAAGGATCGCCCCGGCCACGACCGCCGCTACGCCATCGACTCGGGCAAGCTGCAGCGCGAGCTGGGCTGGCGGCCCACGCAGACCTTCGAGAGCGGCCTCGCGCGGACGGTGGACTGGTACCTCGCCCACCAGCATTGGGTGAACCGCGTGCTGGACGGCAGCTACCGGCTGGAGCGGCTGGGCACATGA